GGCATCCCGCGCAAGATCGTCGTCGGCCATTACACCGACCCCGAGGTCGCCGAGCGCATCGCCACCTGGGTACGCGCCTGCGCCGGTTGGAACGAGGCCCAGAACATGCGCGTGATGCGTTGGGGCGACAACATGCGCAACGTCGCGGTCACCGAGGGCGACAAGACCGAGGTCGAGCGCGTCTTCGGCACGCAGGTCAACACCTGGGCCGTCAACGAGCTGTGCGGCTACTACGACAAGGTGAAGGACGATCAGGTCAAGGCCATCATCGAGGACTACAAAGCCAAGTACGACGTGGCCCCCGAGCTGCTTGATTCGCGTTACGACGAGCTCACGATCGCGGCGCGCGAAGAGGCCGCGATGGTCAACATGATGAAGGACAACGGCGCCACCGCCGCGGTCGACAACTTCGAGGACCTCGGCACCCTGCCGCAGCTGCCGGGCGTGGGCGCCCAGCGCCTGCCCAGCGAGTACGGCTACGGCTTCTCCGCCGAAGGTGACTGGAAGACCTCGGTGCTGGTGCGTATCGCCAGCGTCATGGGCTATGGCCTTGAAGGCGGATCGAGCCTGATGGAAGACTATTCCTACAACTTCGTCGAGGGCCATGAGATGGACATGGGCTCGCACATGCTCGAGGTCTCGCCCTCGGTCGGCACGATTGCCAAGCCGAAGCTGGAGATCCACCCGCTCGGCATCGGCAACAAGTCCGACCCGGTGCGCCTGGTCTTCACTGTCGCCCCGCACAAGGCCGCCACGGTCATCTCCATGGCCGACATGCGTGAACGCTTCCGTCTGCTGATGGACGTGGTCGACGTGGTCGAGCCGGAAGGTTCCTTGAAGGCCCTGCCGTGCGCACGCGGTCTCTGGCAGCCCCGTCCGTCGCTCAAGAGTGCAGCCGAGTGCTGGCTGCGCGCCGGCGGCTCGCACCACACCTGCATGACCACCTCCTTCGGCCGTGAAGGCTGGGAGGACTTCGCCCGCATCGCAGGCGTCGAGCTGGCGACGATCGACGAGAACACCACGCCGCGTCAGTTCGAGCGCGACCTTGAGATCTCCGAGATGTACCACCGTCTCGACAATCACTGCTGAACGGTAAAAGGTTGGCTTAAGCCGGGCGCTTGACGTAGAGCAAACCTACGCCAAGCGCCCGGGCTTGTTCAACGCGGGCCATTCGCAATGGTTTCTGATGCGCCGGGGCCGCCTGCTGTGATAGTCGATCAGACAGCTATCGCAAGCAGACGGCCCCGGCGCATGCCATAAAGAAGGTTTATCGCTTGTCCTTCTTCTTCAGTTTCAATGCGGTTTCCAGCATTGACGGCATGGCAATGACGAACAAAACGATCGCCGTGATCACCATAGAGGTAACGGATGAACCGGTACCTGCAAGGACTGCAGTGCCGTAGCCTGCATGCTTTGTTGCGTTTTTGCTTTTCGCGTGATTTTTCTTGGGGGCGTGTGTTGCGTTCGAAGGCTGTTTGCCTTCCGGTTTGTTGCCGGTGAAACCGTTGTCGCCGGCGGGCTTGCCGTTGTCTGAGGACCCGTTATTGCCGGTGGAACCGTTGTCTGAGGACCCGTTGTTGCCGGTGGACCCATTGCCGTTGGAATTGCCGTCGCCGGGATTGCTGTCGCCCGGCTTTGTTCCCTCGGCAGGCGGAGTCGTGGGGCCGACTTTCTTGAGATTCTCTATCGCCGTCTGAAGCCCCTTGGTCGCGTTGTCGACGGTTTCCTGGGTGGCGTTGTCATCGGCGTTGACGCTGCGGGCCGTGGTGAGCGCGGTCTGCATCGCCGTCCAGGATTCCGGCGTGTAGTCGGCCTGGTTCAATGCGGTTGCGGCGGCGATCTGCCGCAACAACAGAGTCTTGTCGGAAAGCGACTGCAGCATGAAATCGTCAAACGCAAACCACGCGCCCGCAGGAGCCTGTACCGAAAGCACGGTTGTCAGTGGCAGGGTGTCATCTCCGGATTGGGTGGGTGTCGCGTGAAGGGTTCCCGTTACTGTCACCTTCTTCCAGATGCTGTCGGCGTCCAGTTCGATCGGTGTGGTGGCCAGTATAGTATCGCCTGATTTGAGGCTGAGGCTGAGTTTTGCGTTCGGATTTCTGTTTCCTTCAACCCATGTCGAGAATGAATACAGCCCGGCGCTGGCCATCACTGTTTGGGAGAGTGTGTAGTCCTGAGCCTTATTCGACCATGAATTCCACGAGTACTTTCCGGTATGGGCATTCTCATTCTTGACTCGAACCGGGGAAACGTTGGCCGGATTGGTCACCCATCCTCCGTCAAGCTGTCCGCTCTCGAATCCAGGATTGGACTCCAGATTCAGCGGTTTCAGTGCGTTCATCGCATCGGTCAACGCTGAAGTGGCGTCATCGACCTGCTGCTGTGTGGCTTGTGCGTTGTCCAGAACCTGTTGCGCGTCGGTTTTCGCATCCGTGAACAGCTTCCAGGAGATGGTCGTGTAATCCGCCTGTGCCTTGGCGGACGCATCTGTCAGTGCCTTCTCGAGTTTCGTCGTATCGACATATTCTGGATTCTTCACCAGCGCGTCGATTGCGGTTTGCAAGGCCGTCTCGGCGTTGTCGATATCATCCTGCGATGCTTCGGCGTTGTTGAAAACAGCGGTTGCGTTCGCCAGAGCCGTCTGGAACTTGGTCCAGGAATCGTTGGTGTATTGCGGCTCTTTGAGCTGCTTGGCCTTCGTCATCAGCTTGTCGAGGTTCGTGCGGTCCGCTGCGGGCGCATCCGACACGCGTTTCAACGAGATGTCGTCGACGCGCAGCAGGTCTCCTGCGGCGCCGTTCACCGCCACCCCTACCTTGACGCTTCCGCCGGACACGGTCACATTGGTCGAAGCCTCCTTCCATTTCCCCTTCGTCGTCGCTGCCAAATCGGCTTCGTAATGGTTGCTGCCGGAATCGGCGTACAGCTTTGCGTCTGCAAGATCCCTGACGCTCATATGCACCGCGCTGAGCGTATAGTCGCCGTCTGGCAGCTGGAAGGATGTCGGTGCGATGGTCTGCTCGATTTTCGCCTGATAGGCTTGAGCTGACTTGAACTCCAGATTGTAGTCGCCGACCCGGTTCGCCTTGTCGTTATCGTTATACACGGCTGCGGGATTCGTTCGTGTCCAACCTGCCAGATCGGGTATGGTCTTACCGTCTTTGTCCTTATAGCCGTTTGGACCCACCTTGACACGGTCGGCCTCAAAACCGCCATTGAGTACGTAGTCGTTCTGCGCTCCTACCTTCCATTGACCGGTGGCTGCGTTGAGCTGCCATTGGTTCATGGAGACGAAGTGCGGTGTGCCATCCTCGTCGATGGTGACGGGGTTCCACTGGTTATAGCCCAGTCCGTTGCCGGCAAAATCGGCCCAACGGTCACCCATGTGAATCACGGTGTCCTGCTTGGTGCCATGCACGGTGTAATAGAACCCGGTCTGAGTGATGTGGGCGAAATCCTGATTGCTGCCGTCCATGATGTTCATGGAATTCGTTGGAGTGTAGGGACCGGTGATGTTGTCGGAAACCAGATAGTGGATACGTGAGGAATCCCAGCCGAACAGATCCGATGCCGCGGCATAATACCTGCCGTCCGCCTTGAACATGGTATTGCCTTCGCGTCCTTGGCCTTGATAGATCTTTGTGGGATTCAGCAGATCCAGTTTGCCGTCTTTGGCTCCGATTCGAGCCACCCACATGGAAATACGTCCTTTGCCATAGGAGTAGACCAAGTAACCGGTTCCGTCATCGTCCTGGAATACGCTTTGATCACCGGTGTTGGTGGTGCCGAGTCCGTAGTCCTTCATGCTGATGCGCCGGTCTGCTGTGAAGGGGCCGGTAGGGGAGTCCGAGGTGGCGATCAGCACTTCCTTGTCGAAATTCTTGCCGGTGTTGTCGGTGGGCATCTCGTGTTGCACCAAGAGCGCGTAGCGGTTCAGGTCTTTGACATATGCGACGCCCATGCGCCCGACCCATCCGACGTCTCGGTTGCCGAACTGGCTGGAAAAGGCGTTTGCCTGTCCATAATCGAGCGCCACGCCCTCATTTTTCCAATTGACCAGATCGGTTGAGCTGTAAACATCTATGGACTTGAAATGATTGTTGGCTGAAGGGGCTATTGGATTTGCCGCGTAAGTTTCGGCTTCCTGATAGTGCACGCCGTACCAGTAATGCATGGCCTTGCCGGTTTTGGGGTCGGTGAAGTCGAAGATGCCGCCGCCCTGCGAAAAGATCTTGTTGCCATCGGTATCCGTGTAGAAACGGTCGTTGGTGATGGTCCGATAGGAGTCCGGCGCTTCCACCTTGGGTTTTGTCGATTTCAACGTGGATATGCTGGATTGCGTTGTGGCTTGAATGGCGGGTTGGGCCAACGCTGCCGGAATAGGGGCGACGAATGCTGCGATGGTCGCGGTCGCGATCATGAATCCCATGCACTTTCCGATTTTGCCGATACTTCGATGTAGGCGAACGGTCATGATTGTCCTCTTATCTTCGATGATGTTGCAAATCATTTGGTACAACTGTGTACCATTTCATTATATCACGCAGTCATCATCGTGCAAGTGGTGTGATGAAGTGCGGTGGTCTTAAGCGGGGAAATCGTGACCAAGGCGGTGTCGGCTTGCAGTTGCCGCTTTGAGTGCGATCGCCGTTTCTGCGTGTTCCTTCGTTGATTCGTGCTCGTTCGCTTGGCAAATGGGTGAGATGGCGGATGTATAGCGATATGATCTTGAGCGTGTTGTGATTTGACATGCTGATACAACGGAGTATCGTGAAAATTGTCATTGATACACAGCTGTACCAACGTACAGCATTACAACAGTATTGAAGAATTCGACAATCGATGGGGTTGTTGCGTGCAGTCCTAAGTCGAATCGTTCAATTGAGGTAAAGGAGCCAAGATGAGTAATGTGAAGAGAGTTGTTGCGGTTGTGGCTGCGGCAGCGACGATGATTGGTCTCGCTGGCTGCGGAGCGAGCAACTCGAGCAACAAGGGATCGGAATCCAAGGCTGACTTGGTCTTCTGGGGCTGGGATACCGGCAATTCGATGAAGAAGATCATCGCGAACTTCGAAAAGGCCAACCCCGGTGTGAAGGTGAAGTTCAACAATACCGGCACCGCGGAAAAGACTTCGACGGCGCTGACCAACGCGGTTGCCGCGAAGAAGGGTATCCCGGATGTGGTGATGCTCGAGGATCCGACGGTCACGCAATTCGCGGTCACCGGCGACCTTGCCGATTTGAGCCAGTTCGGTGCCGACAAGCTGGCGGATGATTTTACCGCCGGTCCATGGAACAAGCTGCAATACAATGCCAAGCCCTATGCGCTGCCCATCGATGCTGGTCCTGAGATGTTCTTCTACAACAAGGCCGTTTTCGATAAGGCCGGCGTCGATGGCGAATCGATCAAGACCTGGGACGATTACTATGCCGCAGCCAAGAAGATCAAGGCCGCCGGTTCCTACATCACCAACAGCTCAGGTGCTTCGGGCGATTATCAGCCGTTCACCGCGCAGGCATGGCAGGCCGGCGCCAAGCCTTGGAAGGTCGACGGTGAGAAGATCACCATCGATATGACCAAGGACCCGGGCATGAAGAAGTACATCGAGTTCCGTCAGAAGCTGATAGACGAGGACCTTATCGATACCAAGACCGCGAACTGGTCGGACGAATGGAACCGAGAGCTGAACGACGGCACCCTCGCCTCACTGACCATCGGT
The window above is part of the Bifidobacterium sp. ESL0704 genome. Proteins encoded here:
- a CDS encoding extracellular solute-binding protein is translated as MSNVKRVVAVVAAAATMIGLAGCGASNSSNKGSESKADLVFWGWDTGNSMKKIIANFEKANPGVKVKFNNTGTAEKTSTALTNAVAAKKGIPDVVMLEDPTVTQFAVTGDLADLSQFGADKLADDFTAGPWNKLQYNAKPYALPIDAGPEMFFYNKAVFDKAGVDGESIKTWDDYYAAAKKIKAAGSYITNSSGASGDYQPFTAQAWQAGAKPWKVDGEKITIDMTKDPGMKKYIEFRQKLIDEDLIDTKTANWSDEWNRELNDGTLASLTIGAWMPVNLMSGAPDQKGNWRVGSLPQWETGKQVSAEDGGSALAVPKAGKSQAAAYKFVKYMTHDAGARQMADTGTFSSLKKILNSSSFTDPNSAANKKVNDYFGGQNVNKILAEGAQRPTEKFQYLPYNPFAQTAYGDEISKAYSKDVTLEKAMQNYAQKLADHGKQEGYTVTVK
- a CDS encoding family 43 glycosylhydrolase codes for the protein MGFMIATATIAAFVAPIPAALAQPAIQATTQSSISTLKSTKPKVEAPDSYRTITNDRFYTDTDGNKIFSQGGGIFDFTDPKTGKAMHYWYGVHYQEAETYAANPIAPSANNHFKSIDVYSSTDLVNWKNEGVALDYGQANAFSSQFGNRDVGWVGRMGVAYVKDLNRYALLVQHEMPTDNTGKNFDKEVLIATSDSPTGPFTADRRISMKDYGLGTTNTGDQSVFQDDDGTGYLVYSYGKGRISMWVARIGAKDGKLDLLNPTKIYQGQGREGNTMFKADGRYYAAASDLFGWDSSRIHYLVSDNITGPYTPTNSMNIMDGSNQDFAHITQTGFYYTVHGTKQDTVIHMGDRWADFAGNGLGYNQWNPVTIDEDGTPHFVSMNQWQLNAATGQWKVGAQNDYVLNGGFEADRVKVGPNGYKDKDGKTIPDLAGWTRTNPAAVYNDNDKANRVGDYNLEFKSAQAYQAKIEQTIAPTSFQLPDGDYTLSAVHMSVRDLADAKLYADSGSNHYEADLAATTKGKWKEASTNVTVSGGSVKVGVAVNGAAGDLLRVDDISLKRVSDAPAADRTNLDKLMTKAKQLKEPQYTNDSWTKFQTALANATAVFNNAEASQDDIDNAETALQTAIDALVKNPEYVDTTKLEKALTDASAKAQADYTTISWKLFTDAKTDAQQVLDNAQATQQQVDDATSALTDAMNALKPLNLESNPGFESGQLDGGWVTNPANVSPVRVKNENAHTGKYSWNSWSNKAQDYTLSQTVMASAGLYSFSTWVEGNRNPNAKLSLSLKSGDTILATTPIELDADSIWKKVTVTGTLHATPTQSGDDTLPLTTVLSVQAPAGAWFAFDDFMLQSLSDKTLLLRQIAAATALNQADYTPESWTAMQTALTTARSVNADDNATQETVDNATKGLQTAIENLKKVGPTTPPAEGTKPGDSNPGDGNSNGNGSTGNNGSSDNGSTGNNGSSDNGKPAGDNGFTGNKPEGKQPSNATHAPKKNHAKSKNATKHAGYGTAVLAGTGSSVTSMVITAIVLFVIAMPSMLETALKLKKKDKR
- the araA gene encoding L-arabinose isomerase, which gives rise to MTFENPFEGKTIWFGVGSQDLYGEEALRQVAEQSTKIVDALNATGKIPVRLVLKPTLKSSDGVKEFMTEASADPSCIGVIAWMHTFSPAKMWIRGLQVLTKPLLQLNTQFHKEIPWDTIDMDFMNLNQSAHGDREFGYILTRLGIPRKIVVGHYTDPEVAERIATWVRACAGWNEAQNMRVMRWGDNMRNVAVTEGDKTEVERVFGTQVNTWAVNELCGYYDKVKDDQVKAIIEDYKAKYDVAPELLDSRYDELTIAAREEAAMVNMMKDNGATAAVDNFEDLGTLPQLPGVGAQRLPSEYGYGFSAEGDWKTSVLVRIASVMGYGLEGGSSLMEDYSYNFVEGHEMDMGSHMLEVSPSVGTIAKPKLEIHPLGIGNKSDPVRLVFTVAPHKAATVISMADMRERFRLLMDVVDVVEPEGSLKALPCARGLWQPRPSLKSAAECWLRAGGSHHTCMTTSFGREGWEDFARIAGVELATIDENTTPRQFERDLEISEMYHRLDNHC